Proteins encoded together in one Sander lucioperca isolate FBNREF2018 chromosome 17, SLUC_FBN_1.2, whole genome shotgun sequence window:
- the rnaseka gene encoding ribonuclease kappa-A — protein MRGLICGPKLAACGIVLSTWGVIMLAMLGIFFTTHSAVLIEDVPFTDQDIHQDINPPQRIYALYNQVGYNCFIAAAFYILFGFFSCCQMKLNKRKEYLVH, from the exons ATGCGTGGGTTGATTTGTGGACCAAAACTCGCCGCGTGTGGGATTGTGTTGAGCACGTGGGGGGTTATAATGCTG GCCATGCTGGGGATTTTCTTCACCACACATTCAGCAGTGCTGATTGAAGATGTGCCTTTTACAGATCAAGACATCCACCAAGA TATCAACCCTCCTCAGAGAATCTACGCCCTGTACAACCAGGTGGGCTACAACTGCTTCATAGCAGCAGCTTTCTACATCCTGTTTGGATTCTTCTCCTGCTGCCAGATGAAGCTCAACAAGCGGAAG GAGTACCTGGTGCACTAA
- the alox12 gene encoding arachidonate 12-lipoxygenase, 12S-type: MEVYTVTVATGTSEYSGTNNYIYVTLVGEEGESERTLLDNPGLDFCRGAVDQYKVTTHSHLGSLLLVRLQKQRYWLEDNWFCRYVTVEPPGGDKVLTFPCYRWLIGDVEVEIREGTAKTLKDDSLPQLLAHRKTELQERQTTYRWVTWAPGIPRCIDAKTEADLPQDARFDNEKRSDFEHSLHYALLELSLKKMAIRFGKSWSDLDDFKRIFWKLRSPIAEYCMEHWKEDSFFGYQCMNGCNPRMIKRCKKLPDNFPVVADMVQSSMAPRTNLDKELKAGNIYLLDYVLLDGIPTNTIRGKPQYIAAPLCLLYQHPDNGLIPIAIQLEQTPGLDTPIFLPRDPPLAWLLAKMWVRHAEFQVFQLLSHLLRTHLVVEVFCVATLRQLPAVHPIYKLLAPHLRYTLEINCRGRTQLISPNGIFKRVVSTGGDGLLILSQREYKELTYCSLQPTNDFTDRGVSQLKNYFYREHSLMMWEAILSFVSGMVSLFYQSDQDVQEDLELQAWIRDISQEGFTELPNFGLSSTLSTREELSTLLSVSIFTSTAQHAATNNGQFDWCAWVPNTPCTMRHPPPTDKDAVTMEMIMATLPDVSQSCVQMAITWHLGRAQPDAIPLGKYTEEHFTEKRARELIDRFRAELKEIEGHIMSQNEGLELQYLYLLPSRVENSITI; the protein is encoded by the exons ATGGAAGTCTACACTGTAACAGTAGCAACCGGAACATCAGAGTATTCAGGCACTAACAACTACATCTATGTGACCTTGgtgggggaggaaggagagagtgaacgcACCCTGCTGGACAACCCTGGACTGGACTTCTGTCGAGGAGCA GTGGATCAGTACAAGGTGACCACGCATTCACATTTAGGCTCCCTGCTACTGGTCAGACTGCAGAAACAGAGGTACTGGTTGGAAGATAACTGGTTCTGTCGCTACGTCACAGTGGAGCCTCCAGGTGGAGACAAGGTGCTGACTTTCCCTTGTTATCGCTGGCTCATAGGAGACGTCGAGGTGGAGATAAGAGAGGGAACAG CGAAGACACTGAAGGACGACTCCTTACCTCAGCTGCTGGCACACAGGAAGACAGAGCTGCAGGAGAGACAGACCACTTACAG ATGGGTAACATGGGCTCCAGGAATCCCCAGATGTATCGACGCTAAAACAGAAGCAGATTTACCCCAAGACGCCCGCTTTGACAATGAGAAGAGGAGTGACTTTGAACATTCATTACACTATGC CTTGCTGGAGTTGTCGCTGAAGAAGATGGCCATCAGGTTTGGAAAGTCCTGGAGTGACCTGGACGATTTCAAACGGATCTTCTGGAAGCTGCGAAGCCCCATAGCTG AGTACTGTATGGAGCACTGGAAGGAGGACTCCTTCTTTGGCTACCAGTGTATGAATGGCTGTAACCCAAGGATGATCAAGAGGTGCAAGAAGCTACCAGATAACTTCCCTGTGGTAGCAGACATGGTGCAGAGCTCCATGGCTCCCAGGACCAACCTGGACAAAGAACTTAAG GCAGGGAATATCTACCTGTTAGACTACGTCCTCTTGGATGGGATTCCCACCAACACAATTAGGGGTAAACCTCAGTACATTGCTGCTCCACTCTGTCTCCTGTACCAACATCCAGATAACGGACTCATACCTATTGCCATACAG CTAGAGCAGACTCCAGGCCTGGACACGCCCATATTCCTGCCCAGAGACCCGCCCCTGGCCTGGCTATTGGCTAAGATGTGGGTGCGTCACGCTGAGTTCCAGGTGTTCCAGCTGCTGTCTCACCTGCTCAGGACTCACCTGGTGGTAGAGGTGTTTTGTGTAGCTACTCTGAGACAGCTGCCCGCTGTGCACCCTATATATAAG CTCCTGGCTCCTCATCTGCGCTACACTCTAGAGATCAACTGTCGGGGGCGCACACAGCTCATCTCCCCTAACGGCATCTTCAAAAGG GTTGTGTCCACGGGTGGTGATGGCCTGTTGATTCTGTCTCAGAGGGAGTACAAGGAGCTGACCTACTGCTCCCTCCAGCCCACCAATGACTTCACTGACAGAGGAGTTTCCCAGCTAAAGAACTACTTCTACAGAGAACACAGTCTGATGATGTGGGAGGCCATACTCAG TTTTGTCTCAGGTATGGTCAGCCTGTTCTACCAGTCAGACCAGGATGTGCAGGAAGACCTGGAGCTCCAAGCCTGGATCAGAGACATATCACAGGAAGGCTTCACAGAGCTCcccaactttg GTCTGTCCAGTACGCTCAGCACCAGAGAGGAGCTCTCCACCCTGCTGTCGGTGTCCATCTTCACCAGCACAGCCCAGCACGCTGCCACTAACAACGGACAG tttgACTGGTGTGCCTGGGTCCCCAACACCCCCTGCACCATGAGACACCCCCCACCAACAGACAAGGAtgctgttaccatggagatgATCATGGCCACCCTTCCTGATGTCAGCCAGTCCTGTGTGCAGATGGCTATCACATGGCATCTGGGGCGAGCTCAACCAGACGCA ATTCCTTTGGGCAAATACACAGAGGAGCACTTCACCGAGAAGCGGGCCCGGGAGCTGATTGACAGGTTCAGAGCGGAGCTGAAGGAGATTGAGGGCCACATCATGAGTCAGAATGAAGGACTGGAGCTTCAGTACCTTTACCTCCTGCCCAGCCGCGTAGAAAACAGCATCACTATATAG